The genomic segment TGAATTTTCCGCGTGGGTGCGCGCGAATCCGGAGCAGTTAACGTGGACTTCTGTAGGGCCAGCAGGTTTTTCCGCTTTTGGGGTAGCGGAGTGGCTGGATGTGATCCGAGCTGACTTCGCCAAGACGAGAATGATCGTGACGAAAGGCGCCTCCGATTCCGTCCCGAAAGTCGCTGGAGGGCATGCGATTTTAGCGGTACATACAGTGGGGGAGATCATGCCGATGCTGCAAGCGGGCAAGGTCAAAATCCTCGCCGTATCCGGTGACACGCGAAGTCCATTCCTCCCTGACATTCCTACTGCGGAGGAGCAAGGGATTCAAGGGTTGTCGGTTTTCTGGTGGACGGGAGTGTCTTTTGCTAAAGGAACACCAGAGTCGGTTATCCGCAAATGGGAAGAAGCGATTGCTAAGATGGAGAAGGATCCAGCCTTTTTGCAAAAACTGAGTGAAATCCAAGTGGAGCCGGCATATGCGGCCAGTGAAGCATTTACGAAGGAAACACAGGCGGAAACGACGTACTACTTGGAATTGGCGACCAAGAAGGGCATTCGAAAATAGGGGTAACGAAAGAAAAAAGGGAGAATGGCCTGTAGCTGTTCTCCCTTTTCCATCTATCTACTTAGGTATCCGTTTTTCATACCTGAATTTATAAAAACCATTCGCTGCGTTCGGCTCTGTCTCGCCGATCTTTTTGTAACCGCATTTCTCGTAAAAGTGCTGGTTGCGTACGGCTTCATAGCCGGTATCGAGCGTCCACTTCTTGATGTGTGGGTACGCTGCTTCCATGAACTGCATGGTCTGGCTTCCGATACGCAAGTTTTGCTTATCAGGATCGACATAGATGATCCCCAGCTCCAAATGCTCATGATCGACTGGAATGAGGCAAAAACCGCCGACGATCTGGTCATCCAGCAAGATCGTATAGTAATGGGCCTTTTGCATGAACAAAATATGCTGGTCGGGCTGGTCATGTCCGGCAGGGCCTTCTCCGTACTTTTGGACGTCTTCTGCGAAGCAGCGAATAGCAATTTGGGTGAGTTGCTCCGCGTTCGCGGGGACAGCCTTTTTGAAAAAAACCATAGGACTCATGAGATCATCTCCAGTTCGTCTGACTACTTCGAAATTGGTGTGTGAATGATTAGCAAAATTCTCCTATATAGCAGACGGATGAACCCACAGAATGGTTACCCACTTATTTTTCTCATGATGCTCTCCAAAGGTCCCCTCTCGAACCAACGCCTCCATAAGAGCGAGAGCACAATGGAAAAGAGGAAGAATCCTACGGCGTAGAGCATCGCAAAAGCGAGCGTTTGATTTTCGAATCTGCCAATCAAGGCGAGGAAGCCGAGCCCGACAATGATATGACTGACGTAGTGTGTCAGTGTCAGCTGTCCGGTTTTTACCCATGTTTGCGTAAACCAGCTGTTTGCGAATTTTTCCGCAAAGCTGACGCACAGAAGGATGATGATGACAGCAGAGCTTGAGCTGGATAGCACATAAAACAGGTTGGGTGGAACTGGTTTCGTTCCCCATAAAAATAGGGCGATCTCGCTTCCGACGACCGGAGTAGAGAGCTTGATCAGCCCATACGATAAAACTTCCAAGCTGACAAACAGGGCAGTTGTCCAGCCCAACATTTTTTTGCGTACAGATCGATCAAGCAGGTTGAGTCGACCCAGCCACAAGCCGAGAAGAAAAAAGCACATCCAGGGAAATACCGGGTGATAGCCGTTGTACAGCAAGTTCCGCAAGAATCCTTCGACCGTCCAAAAATCAAGATACTCGATAAATGGTTGCCTCGGGTCCCACCCTTGCATATAGTTGAACGACAATTGTAGCGTTTGGGCTGTGAGCAGGATGCCGCTAAAAGCGAGAAGAAGCGTTTTCCCCGATACGACGAGGAGGAAGGAGGCGATGAGCATATAGACACCGTAGTAATGCAGGATGTCGCCGCTCCAACTACCGAGATAGAGCAAGATTCCGGTCACGAATAAAAACAAGGAGC from the Brevibacillus brevis genome contains:
- a CDS encoding tripartite tricarboxylate transporter substrate binding protein — encoded protein: MSRREEESLRGYKKWAAVMMSLLLAAAVSACGNQGTVESAYPSKQVEYIVPYSAGGGVDLVARAAADYLSKEWGQPIVVVNKAGGGGAVGAEYALKQAKNDGYTALAVNVSNTTMLAAGMKTPPITNEDQVYTARIGKGTLAFAVKADAPWKDFAEFSAWVRANPEQLTWTSVGPAGFSAFGVAEWLDVIRADFAKTRMIVTKGASDSVPKVAGGHAILAVHTVGEIMPMLQAGKVKILAVSGDTRSPFLPDIPTAEEQGIQGLSVFWWTGVSFAKGTPESVIRKWEEAIAKMEKDPAFLQKLSEIQVEPAYAASEAFTKETQAETTYYLELATKKGIRK
- a CDS encoding DUF418 domain-containing protein encodes the protein MKVTSTRVIGLDFARAWAMLGMMIVNYVVILNAEHSGPDWLIALSSLFQGRASTVFVVLAGIGIAYMTKKARTSGDPALLQASRHILWKRSLFLFVTGILLYLGSWSGDILHYYGVYMLIASFLLVVSGKTLLLAFSGILLTAQTLQLSFNYMQGWDPRQPFIEYLDFWTVEGFLRNLLYNGYHPVFPWMCFFLLGLWLGRLNLLDRSVRKKMLGWTTALFVSLEVLSYGLIKLSTPVVGSEIALFLWGTKPVPPNLFYVLSSSSSAVIIILLCVSFAEKFANSWFTQTWVKTGQLTLTHYVSHIIVGLGFLALIGRFENQTLAFAMLYAVGFFLFSIVLSLLWRRWFERGPLESIMRKISG
- a CDS encoding GNAT family N-acetyltransferase encodes the protein MSPMVFFKKAVPANAEQLTQIAIRCFAEDVQKYGEGPAGHDQPDQHILFMQKAHYYTILLDDQIVGGFCLIPVDHEHLELGIIYVDPDKQNLRIGSQTMQFMEAAYPHIKKWTLDTGYEAVRNQHFYEKCGYKKIGETEPNAANGFYKFRYEKRIPK